The Budorcas taxicolor isolate Tak-1 chromosome 16, Takin1.1, whole genome shotgun sequence genome includes the window TGTGATAAAGTGGAATGCTAGAGAAGAAGGCATATTAAACCCTGTCTTCCGAAATTTGCACGTCATGAGCAAGGGTAAACATTTGCTTAAAAGACTTAGCCAGTTAAAGCTTTTGGCTAAGTCACTCATTCTTCTGTTCTTACCTGCAGCTATGAGTTTGCCATTCATCTCTGCTGTCCCCAGACCAGATCGTGCATACTGCATAGGAGACATGGGCTTCTCTATGAGCTCATCTGGGTGCATCTCAAAACTTAAACTTTTAATAAGTTTTGGAGTACTTGTTGGTGAGCTCTGTGGGCTGTTTCGCCCATGAAGGAAAATGACACAGAAAATACCGTCCAGTACAGCCAGGCACAAGTAAGTGTTATCTGTAAGCACAAGAGTTCTGTGTTTTTAAAGAtgcaatttttattacttttggtTGCTGTGGTGATCCTGCATTGGACTCCAGACTCCAGACAGGGATGACCTGTTACTCTTTTCCAAATTTAGTTGCTTCTGAGTTTTTTCCTCAATCAACTTGATATGGTTCTAACTTAAAACTccttcttaaaaagaaataaaccaaagGCAATCTGACAAGTGTAATACACTTACTTGAAGTCTTCTCCGAAGCAACGATTTTCCACTCATGCTTAGGGCTTTGTATTGTAGCATTTGGAGAAGACAGACATCCAATGGAACTGCTACTTATCTGCTTATGGCCATTCTCACGTGGTGGCTTTTTCTGCAAAATCAAAAGGCAGCTACAGAGACCTAGCCAAAGACCATGCCTGGTGCACCTGTGCTCCTGAGCTAGTCCACAGCACTGGATACTCAGTGCCCTCCACTCACGCATGACGTTCACTGCACACCTAGACTGAACACAAACCAGCACTTCCTGACTGACATGCGCCACTGGCATTCTTCCACCTCCACTTAGTAAGGAAACAACTGTACCTACCCTGGTCAAGAAAAAGCTCAAGTTCAACAATTAAAACATTGCAGATCAAGTAGCAAAATACTCAAGGGAAGAACAAAAGGAACCTCCTCCCTCATAATCCACATAAGCTCACACAGTCTTTATATTAAGTATAGAATCTCCCAAAATACGTTATAAATCTAAAATAGCAACAATTAACTGAGAGAATACATTTAACTCACTATCTCCATGAAACTGCTAAACTTAACTAAATCATATGGACTGGTGTCATCCTTCAATGTTAGAAAAAGTGAGCAGACATATCCATCCAATCTCTGAAAgttattttataggaaaaaagtGGCAACTACAAGAAACATTTACAACTATATTTCTTTAGGATTGCCGGAAAGGTATTATAGAGTGGCTTTTTAgacaagtgaaagtgtgagtcgttcagttgtgtccaactctttgtgaccccatggactgtagcccgtcaggctcctctgtccatggaattttccagcaagaataccagagtgggttgccattcccttctccaggggatcttccaacccagggtttgaacccaggtctcccacattacaggcagattctttaccatctgagctaccagggaagtccagataaGTAAAACTACATAAAACCACAAATGTAAAAAATGGTACTCAGAAATTAATAAAGCAGTAACACTAACAGAATCAAACATTCATAAAAGAATACACAGGAACATAAAAGAGGGAGAAACGAGCAAAGCTGCAAATTTCCAAATGACTATGATTACACTGTGCCCTCGTGTACTAGTTCCCTTTGATGGTTTTCTTCCAATTCCTTGAGCCCTAAATACTTCTAAGGAATATGATCACAAGGCATCAGAAGAATCAAGACTACCCTGGCAGGAAGTGCCTGCTGAATGAACAGCCACCATCTTCAGTACCTGGCCAAGTTTGCTCATCTATTTTGGTCCCCCGGGCCAGAGCCACATGGGTAGGTAGGATCTCTAAAGGAAATTTCTCTTTAGAGTGGAAGAAGGAGGACATGTGACAATAGAGAAAAAGATTCTGGTAGCTACTTGAAGCTGGGAAAAAACTACCAAGTTTGGTGTGGGCAATTCAGCAAATGTGGTTGCAGTATAAGAGGCTATTTTGAGAGAAACAGAGAATGTATCATGGTAATGGTTTTTATCAAATTCCATTTACACATTATATACCTAGGTATTATTGGGTACTTTATTCACATCATCTCTTTTAATTCAGGAAGGGCAATACACTTATCCATCTGAGagacaaaaatactgaaaatcagAAGATATACAATGTGTAAggcaataaaacaataaaaattaggaATTCTGAGTATAAAGCCACTGTTTTATACTATGATAGTCTTGTTTGTATCCTCTGCTAATAGCAATTACAAGGTACATAAAACCCTATCCCAATCTGTGGGAAAAAGGAAGCCAAAGTAACACAAGATGATGATGGCTTTTACTGCAGTTAAGAAAACTGTTCTAATGTACGGCtttgagagaaaaatcaatgtgaaagaaaaaagcaTGGTAACAAGGATGACTACTTAGTGTTATTAACTACAAGCCTTATACAGAAATGCTGGTCaactcttttatatttcttccagaacattttcaaacCGAATTCTTTCCTTTATCTTCAAACTTTCCCATATCAACTCTTCCTATCAGCACACTGGCCTACAGTTTGCCTCTGAACTCCCCTCCCCAGGGGGTGGTCCCTGCTGGCTCTTTCAGCCACCAGCACTTCTCAAGCTACGGGTTTCTTAACCTTAGTAACTTTTGGGAAATTACAACCATTAAAGGTTACAGAGTGGCTTCCTTAAAACCAGTATAGATGAGAAACCCCTGACCTTTACACATCCCCTCTAAGTATGATTTAACATAGTCAACAATTCAGTCTTTCAGACTTTTTTCTCCTATGTTAGCTAGCTTGACCACCACTCTGAGGCTACTGGCTACTTCTCAACCTCACTTCCTATTTCTGAAGCCTAgtgtctcctcttccttcttactTCATTACCTCTATTCATGGCACGTCCTTTGAATGAGTCACACTTGTCAGGATCCTGCTCACCCTcaaattcttccttttccttgatTTTCCCAGTCACTAAGGACCTTTGCAACTAGAAACATCTAATCTacccttttcccttctcctcaaATCAAGgctcatcatcttttttttttttaacctgaactACTACTACTGCTTGTAATAGTCTACAGAGTAGTCTCACAAGCTTTCCTCTATCCTCTGTACCTGGTCATAAAAATAGGATTTGATGCTTTTAGTAAGTAAAAAACaaaccaccccccacctcccccaaatCAGCTGGAATTTCACAACCCAGAGAATGCCACCTAACAGTTCACTGTCTAAAATACGACTAATGAGCTTCTAGATCTTGGCAGTATGGAAACAACCATAATTTGACCAGTCCCCCTGCTGCTGGACTGTTGCCCAGTTTTTCACTATTATGAAAGTTGTGAAATGTGTTTGTTCAGATCACTCTACTCCCTTGTCTAAAATTCTTTGAAAGCCCCCCACTACTTGTAGAATAAAGTACGAAGCCCCAATCAGACTATATTTACCGACTTTTCCAGTCGTGAGACCTGCAACTCCAAGAGAATCTTCTTGTCCAGGTATCCTTTGCTACCTGACACACCTCTATCTGCCATGCAAACTCTTCTATGTCCTTAGACGGCTCAAGTGTTGCCTTCATTGTGAAACTTCCCTGGTTTTTCCTCTCTTGTTCTACCCTCCCTGAATGTCTTTTGTAGGTAATGCTTATTAGTCTGTTCTGATTTACCTCCTCCTGTAAGGTCCTGGAAGCAGAAACTGTGTCTTACACATTTGGGGGCCCTCTTAGGTAACATCATGGCCTTCTACTTAGTAGGCACTCAACCACTGCCTGATCAaagagtacttaaaaaaaaaagtcaacctaTGATGTTTGGAGACAAGGAGAAAGATAGCCTCAATGTTCAGAATGCACAAATTTACACCCAAAACcttctgtgaaaataaaaatattcagccACTACTGACACAGAACACCCAATAATATCACCATATAGGTTGTTTTCTGAGTCTACCATTTACCTTTTAATTACTAAAGGGAAACATCCATTAATTTGGGTCAACTCAGCCTACTTTATAGCTCATCCCTCACAAATACAATGCTGAGCTGAAGGCCAAACAAAACCAATACATACTGTATAACCATTTACATAAATTTCAAACATGGGCAAACTAAGGTAATGTTTCAGAAGTTCAGATAATGGCTCCCCTTGGGGTAGTGTAGGGCAAATGACTGGGAAGGGGGCAAGAAGAAGGCTTACAGAATGCTTGAAATCTTCTCTTCTTCATCCAAGAAGTTTCTAAACCAAGGGTTTTACCACTTGACACTTATGATCTGTACTCTTTCTCTATGTTATTtacccataaaagaaaaaagtttatacCTGGATTTATAAAACTTAGGTTTAACAGTCATTCCTCTGGCAACTATTTTTTACAGTCCAACCAAAAAACCGAAGAATTTCTATGTTGCTTCATCTTATTGGCCCTTTTTCTTACTACTTGCAAATCCTATTTGAtcgagacaaaaaaaaaaatttaaatggggTTTCCTAGtttgctgtgttaatttctttttatgtggCAAAACTGGTAGTAATGCTAAGAAAGATAGGCTGGTTTTCCTCCCGCAAATGTTTCTGTCCAGTTATACCAATGAagttctttcactttccttcattaAAGGAAAATTTCCATACACTGTAAAATGCTCTAATCGAACTTTACCCTGAGGTTACCTCAGATGTGCACTGTGTACCTGCACAAACTGAATGTGGTCATCATCACTGCCAAACACCTCAGCCTGTCCATCTAGTAGGTTCCCATCAAGCAGCTTGTGATCAGCTGAGTAGTACAAGGTTTGAACCTGCAAAACAGCAACAGAACACCCATGTGGCTACTGTCTCCATGGCTACTCCACTactatgcagatcacaccacgcCTCACGGTAACCTCCAGTGTGCTTCTTGAATTCTTGACATCTTACTCTGGCAGGATCCCCAAAGTAAAGAAAACATGTCATGgtggtaaaaatttaaaaaataaaaataaaaaataagatacagAATCTTCTAATACTGGCTGAAGAGTCCTTGGCTTGGTTGGCTTGAaagaaatcttcatttttttcatagcTTCCATGATAcagcattaagaaaaaaaaagggaccaGTACAATATATATACTCTTAAAGAATGTACATATTTACAATAAAATACTGAATATGCTTTACACTTTCGAAGATAAGTGGTTtaatatgtataaacatattCCTGTCCTGCAGGCAATgtcaaaaaaagagataaaaaaacacaaatgcaaGAGTTCAAACAACCTGCACAGTTACTTCCCTTAACAGATGCAAACACATGGCTAATGCATCTGATTTGCAAGTGGGAAACCGGACAGAATTTAAAGATCACCTCTTCGCCTTTTTAGAGTATAACGATAACTGGGTTTCTAAAGGCCTAACCGATTTGGTAATACGCCTTTCGTGTATCTGAAAGGCTTAAGTGGAGGGATAAACTCAAGGTCAATTCCACTGTTTCACCTGCATGTTTAATTCCCATCATTTCTCCATCGATTTTtccttgtgtattttttaaaaagtagcccAAGTTAAGTGAGTGACTCTATGTATGAACAACACCATTGCAAGACACAAAGCTTTAAAGATAAGAATCCTGTAAAGGAGTAAACACCATTAAATCATCATCGTTCTCTGCCCACAGCGGATTTTTCTTAGGAGAACTGGGGCAGGACTGCTGCTTCTTTACGTGTCAATACACTTGAGGATTCTTCTTGTTTCTTCAGTCTTGGGTATCCTAGTTTTGTTAATAAACCTATGGGGAGATAAATCAATGGGGAGGAACAACCATTAGAAGCTTTTACCTACTTGTCAAATTTAAAGCAAAAACCtgtgaagaaaaattaagaatctACAGAAAATTTCAGTACCACCTCCCATGTCTAAAGCAAATTACATGCTACTTTAAAGAAAGTTAACAGCACAtaataagcaaagaaataaaaaaaaaaagaaaagcagaagaccAAACTGAACAGTTCATTCAGCTCACCTGGACACCCCCCCTGTTTCTCAGCTTAGGGGTACCTATAgcaaaatttaaattctttagggtcattgttataaaataaaagtgaaagggaatcCTTCATGTTAtagcaaaatcatttttaataactGTTGAGTCCCATTTACTTTAAAACTAACCTCTTCCATCAGCTCTTCCAGACTGTCTCCATTCTCCCAGATGCTACGCTGCACCCAGTTGATTACCTTTGTATACAGTTTGCCATTACTGGGcaagcaaacattatcttcaagcATTACCTCCAGCTagagtggggaaaaaacaaagacacatGCATCAGTGTTGAGCCCCTTAATTCTCTATTTCATAACAAAGCTGTCACAGATGCCCAATTACACTCCACACATTTATTCTAATTTATAAGAATTATAAACCagtagccaaaaaaagaaaagtaaacaagcTGCTAGGCAGGAAGCCATTACACTGCTAAACATAACATCACTTCAATGAACTGTCATTTTCATAGTCATTACTCACTTGCTTGAAACAAGAACAAAGATGACATTCTTGGAACTAAATAGTATATATCTCTGTATAGATTTACCTTCACATCTTTATTCTTTATAGATTTTACCTTTAGCCGTGGAAGTTTAAGAAACTCTTCCTCTTCTGAAATTTGTAACAAATGTTCCTGAATGTAAGCGTCAACCTTATTCAACAAACGTGAGTCTCCCATACAACTCGCAAAATTTCGGTAAGAGATGCAGCTGGTAACATCCATTCTAGATAGTAAATAATCACCACaaaccttggggaaaaaaatatacaaggGTCAACATTTACACAcactttatttaacaaatatttaatattcattgtTAAGTACTATGtgacaatataaaaattaatcaaaaaaatTCACTGCCTTAATAGAACAAGTTAAACTGCAGgaagaatgaagtgaagtgaaagtcaatcagtcatgtctgactcttagtgaccccatggactgtagcctgccaagatcctctgtctacggaattcttcaaaccagaaaactggagtgggtagccgttcccttctccaggggatcttcccaacccagggatcgaacccaggtctgccacactgctcccatctgagctaccagggatacatgtatacaaacaataacagcaaagaagaacacacaaatacaaataaGCATACAAATAAGCCATTTAAAATGTAACAAATTGAAATGCTATGAAAAGGTACATGGAATGTTCAGACAAGTATCTCCCACTAGAATGACAGACAAGGCTTCATAAAGGCAATTATCTGAACTGGCCTCTAGAGGGGAAATGATGTTGAATGCAGATAGGTACTAGGCAAGATGCTCCAACAATTTAGTTTggctagaaggcaatggcaccccactccagtactcttgcctggagaatcccagggatgggggagcctggtgggctgccgtctctggggttgcagagagtcggacacgactgaagcggcttagcaatagcagcagcagaacaaaaggtaagaaaatcaggaaatattTTGGAGGAATAGCAATTAAATTAGGGAGAGCCTGGAATGCTAACCTGAAGGACATGTGCTACAAGCACAGAAGGGTTTTTAAGCAGAGTGACATGAGAGGAGGGGAACAGGAAAACTTCTTCCTAAGGGGCCAGATGGTAAGCAGCTTAGGCTTGTGGGCCATACTTTCTCACAACTCTTCAACTCTGTCACTGCAGGTAGAAAGCAGCCGTAGACCACCTGCGCTTGAGAGCCACATTCCAATAAGACTTGATAAAACCAGGCAGCTAGCCTAAAGCTTGGTTTACTGACCCCTACATTACAggattaaaacctttttttcttctataaattaTTAATGCCACTTCTCAGTGGCATTAAATTCTAGAAAGAAAGAACTGAGAAATGTAGAAGAATCAAGAATTAAGGGTATGAGTTATAGGATTAACTAAGAACAATCAAGACTAATTATCTAAGACGAAGTGTGACCGTTACTATAGCTAAACagttaaaattatatacatactcACATCTCTAGGGAGGAAAGGGGGACATTTTCAAGTTCTTGAGACCAACAGATGTCTTATGACAAATTATACAAACTAATTCTATAAAGTAAGACCCCTGGTAACATTACTCCTTGTATATCACTTCTGTTACTCTACCTGCTTTACACGGTCCATTTTCAGCTTTTTTGCTGCAGAATAAACATCTTTGACTAATTCCTTATCAGCTTTCAACCTATTGGAAAAAAAAGGTTCTATATCATTTATCATACTATGGCCTTAAAACACAGATTCTTAAATAAATTTAGAGGGACTTGGAATTTCATTTCCTAGTTATATGATGTACTTCAGAGAACTTACTGAGCAGTGTAGGCATAATTCAACAAGACTTCAACAGCTTCCGGATTGAGATCATCAAACTTAACATGAGAAACTCGGTGAGGATCACTGTCACTATTAAAGATTTCAAATAAAtagggactgcagcaggccaggactGCTCTGTGTGCTAACATCTCATGGCCACAGACCTGCAACATCAGGCATTAAAATTAGAAGCACTGTGGACTATGTATTTCTCTAGCTAATTACTACATCGTACCCTTCCTCTTACATTTCTAGGTAAATCAccgtcttttaaatttatttcattaaatgccTCTTATGAGAGAGAAAATAAGCCAATCCAGGAATATACGGTTTTCAGTAATGAAAGATCAGTTTTGGAAGTTTCCAATTAAGTTTTAAATACCTGAAGTCGAACATCACAGAACTGCCCACTTTTCCTCAGGGCATTCAATTTGGCAACAGAAGATTCAATGAAATTTTCATCTTCAAACATTAAATATCCATTGggaatcatttttccttttaaatttagcTAAAGGGCAGAAATAAAGCCAAGTTATTTTTACTTATAAACAgtgatttttataacattttgaaaagtaacagtatctttaattttcaaattccATCCTATCAACAATACAGAAAAATTTTATCACACAAAGAACATTGCTAAAACACTGGCACTGAATGTCCAAGCCTTTGCACCCCTATACTTTGGTCCTAAGTCTTTTTAGGAATTTGTACAGTAGTGGTATGATATCCTAGCAATTTTGGCCAGGTTTCTATTAGTACACACACTGTGAaggggaagaaaatggaaacccagcCCTCCCCAAATCCATACAACAAGGAACCGAAAAGTCTAGAAGGATGTGAAGTGGTCATTACATACAGATTCCTTGGATTGGGGCTACAGTCACTCCTTTAGTCACAAATGAGAAAAACTGATAAAAGACTAACTTAAATTCTGTTCCCTttgctctactcaatattctatgataacccaaaggagaaaagaattgtatgtatatgtgtaactgaatcactttgctgtacacctgaaactaacacaacattgtaaattgactgtatggcaataaaattaaaatagtttaaaaaattctcttcccTTTCCAAGTTTCATTTATTCTAAACTACTTGTCTCATAACAATACATGTTAGAAAtgtatgttctttaaaaaaatttcatttcactttttcctGTGAACAAATGGACTACTGGCTACACAAAATGGTACGAAAAGTGGTAAAACAAGGTTTCAGGTTGAAGTAAgtgatttatttaaattcaaaacagtttacaaaaaagaaaacaacaggaaaaaagttttgtttttttttttcctacaaatacTATTGACTTCTccgccttttaaaaaaattatgaaaggatGCTGGTGTACTTGGCAcagtctttaggaaaaaaaagtgtgCACTGACCACTGAATATTCACTTACCTGCTATACTGGTGAGAACAGTATTTCTGGGATGCTTTAAATAATCCAAGAACAAAGGAAACTCAGCACTTCGGCGAGGTATGAAGACAGGTGGTTGAAGTGAAGGCAGAGGAGTCTTAACCTCTAATGGTGATGCCAAAACTATCAGGCTTGAAAATGATGTAATCAAGTCCTTTAAAGCTATAGACACGAATTTCTTCTGTGATAATCATGCATCATAATCTGTAATAATGAAAATTTTTGGATATTCAGAATGATCAAAGAATGTAATTGATCTAGGTAGATCATGCTGATCTTAAAGACATTTCAAGATAAATGGCACaatacagaaaataatacaaatgtaaCTATacctaaatattttcatttaacttgCAACCACTcaggtgattttaaaaaaaaaaccaaactctcCCCAGAGAGCAGGAGCTAGTAACTTATCATTTAAGTGAGATATATAAGAACaaatgtgagtgagtgagtgagtgagtgaagccgctcagttgtgtccaactctttgtgaccccgtggactgtagcccaccaggttcctccgtccatgggattctccgggcaagaatactggagtgggttgccatttccttctccaggggatcttcccaacccagggatcaaacccaggtctccctcaatgcaggcagacgctttaacctctgagccaataTTGGTTAATTCTAATATTTGTTACTGTGAGATTGTAATTAATACACAAAGGTGGTCTGTCAGCTTTCACCAGCCAGCAGCAACCTTCTTTATTTCCAGACGTGTATACAATGTTACAGTCAAACCAGATACACTGTTTCCCAAACATGCTCTGCATACTTCCTCATCTCTGTACCTTTgttcaagttttgttttcttggaatACCCTTACCACAGCCTCTGCAGATGACATTTTACCTTCATAGAGCCCCCACCAAATCCCCCCAGCTGAGAACAGTTTCTCTCCATCCTTCACATACTGTACCCTCTCTGAAAGTGTGTTTGTGTGATCTTCCAGCTGGTCTATTCTGGGCTGTGTACCTGCTTATCTTCCATGATTCAAGGTCCCTTGAAAGCAGAGCCTCTGTCTTGTTTATCTTTGTATccttcccaccaccaccccacccgcCCCGGCAAACAAGTAGCCTAGAAACCTGAATATAAAGATAAGTAATTTGTTGAAAcaaactaaataaacaaaatggaaaatattaatgtCTGTGCTTTATGTGATCATTTTTTCTCATATTCAGTAATAAACTACCAAAATCAAATCTGCAAGGAAATCACACTCAATCCTCCTACCTTGTCTTTCCCCCTTATTTTCACATCATTAACTAAAGTGTCAAAGTCAgctggttctttttttaattacctGAACTGCTATTATACCAATGTCTAATTCTGCAAACCAGAACtaaataagaaattatttaaaagatgtgcatacttaaaaaaatggaaatcttaAAACTACCTGGATTCTTATACATCAATCAAGCCCACAACCCTGACAATTATGTTAATATGAATGGTTTCTTACCCCAGAACCCACTTAAAGGCTAATCCAATTCTATTTCAACAAATTACCGTATTAAGTTCAACAGTAGCACAACCTGAATCCTGTATGCCTTCACTGGTTTCTCCATAGCTTAGATTTTATCTCAAAGAAACCTGAGTATTCGGACTCCAATTGGGACTGTTGTCAATGCTTATACCTGCAATGAAACTATTTCATACCATCGTGTAATACTGACTTCCTCTGCT containing:
- the IVNS1ABP gene encoding influenza virus NS1A-binding protein; the protein is MIPNGYLMFEDENFIESSVAKLNALRKSGQFCDVRLQVCGHEMLAHRAVLACCSPYLFEIFNSDSDPHRVSHVKFDDLNPEAVEVLLNYAYTAQLKADKELVKDVYSAAKKLKMDRVKQVCGDYLLSRMDVTSCISYRNFASCMGDSRLLNKVDAYIQEHLLQISEEEEFLKLPRLKLEVMLEDNVCLPSNGKLYTKVINWVQRSIWENGDSLEELMEEVQTLYYSADHKLLDGNLLDGQAEVFGSDDDHIQFVQKKPPRENGHKQISSSSIGCLSSPNATIQSPKHEWKIVASEKTSNNTYLCLAVLDGIFCVIFLHGRNSPQSSPTSTPKLIKSLSFEMHPDELIEKPMSPMQYARSGLGTAEMNGKLIAAGGYNREECLRTVECYDPHTDHWSFLAPMRTPRARFQMAVLMGQLYVVGGSNGHSDDLSCGEMYDPNIDDWTPVPELRTNRCNAGVCALNGKLYIVGGSDPYGQKGLKNCDVFDPITKSWTSCAPLNIRRHQSAVCELGGYLYIIGGAESWNCLNTVERYNPENNTWTLIASMNVARRGAGVAVLDGKLFVGGGFDGSHAISCVEMYDPARNEWKMMGNMTSPRSNAGITTVGNTIYAVGGFDGNEFLNTVEVYNLESNEWSPYTKIFQF